The genomic segment TTTCTGCTGGAGAGTTGGACTGTTTTGGCTGGCTCTGTGATGGACAATTTCCAGTGTACCTGCTTTCGAGTTTTGTGACCCTGTTTTGTCAATAAACTGTTGAACTGTTTCACCACTGGTCACACAAGGACATATACATATAGACATTCACCCCTTTGCAGTCACATTCACATCTACATAAcctgtctttggactgtggccATAGCAATCCAGATGAGCAAACAAATGGCTTTCCttcctgcaatttttttttattacttatttgtGTTAACAATACAGCTGCTTCTGGCAGAAGCAAACAAGAGCAAAACAGTCTAAAGTCCACAAGTTATTGGACATACAAAACAGGATATGAGACATTTTACTGAGGCAGAAAgtaagagacagaaagacatggGGCATTAAGGTTTAGATACTAAactttaagattattaaatacatatatcAAATACATGCATTGAAAACACGCAGTTGAACAATATTCATGCAATACATATTCATAAACTATACAAATGAGATAcagtttcattgtttttctaaGGTTTGGTTTCATTGTTGTAACCTGGAGAGTGTGTGCGTTTACACAGGTTTGTGTGTACTTACCTTACCGGCTGTCGCCATTTTTGCTGCAAAGATAAGAATAACCAAGCGAGAGAGGAGTTGAGAGAGGAGAGCAGCTGCTGGACAGCAGTGGGGAGGAGACAACAAGAGACCCTGAAACTTGAGATTTCTATGTAgcggaaataaaaaaacagtttgaccTTCAGATGGACTGGGACTTGTTATCAGTTCCTTCGATCACCAGATAAGCAAATCTTGAAGCCTGTGTGGAATCGACAAGCAGCAATGTAATGCATTGCCCTACTTTTGTGTTACCTCCACTTAAATAACGAATATGTTATAAAATTCATGTATCTTTGACAACAATATTTTCACACAGCGCCATTTCTATAATAGATGAGATATCCCCATTGCTTTTTATTACCTATGTGGACTACGACCTATTTCTTGACATTGCTTTTCACTTTATGAAACAGAACGACCAGACGCGACAACCTATCTGTGTGAGGACCATTCATTGAATAATGCATTCCCTAGCCTCTTACCATAACTCTCACAACTAATTGCCAAACCTGTAACCTGTACCTTTAAGCCAAATCTGAACCCTGAAATAAGCCTTTGAAGAAGTGGGGaccagccaaaatgtcctcactctgttgtttAAAAACCCATTATGGTCTTTACTATGtacaatacaaatacacacacacacacacacacacacacacacacacacacacacacacacacacacacacagaaacacacacacacacacacacacacacaggcacacacacacacacaaacattaacaGAGTGGGATAGATGTTGTTTTATAACTTACAAGAAGGTGAAAAAGTGTATTTCCCAAGTGTCGAAATTCTTGAAGTCACAGAGGCTGCTGCTTGGCTCTACTCATATGTTTCCGTTTAAATTTTAAGAACAGCTGGTTTAGATTTTGTGCTTGGAATCTGACTTTGCAatgaatgcaagacttttttttattttccttttcattgtttttttctgaagtgCCTCTGTGTTTGAGAGGTAAGTTACAAGTCAACTTTCTTTGCCTCTTTAGCCAACCCAACCCTTTATTATCCCTACCTGACCTAGGTTTTTGGTAATGGCTAAATGTGAACATTTACAGGTTTTTGCATTGCACAGGTTGACCTAGGCTTTACTTAATCCCCCTTAAACATCTTAGCAAGCCCATCATGTAAAATCATATAATCAAGTTCCAAAAGGGAGGGGTTCTTGAGTAATTAAAGTTAAATACAATGCATCCAGGGAAGTATGTGATAGTTAGCTGACAATGATTCCAAATATAATACCTGTATGACCAGAGCGGTCACACTCATTTTGGCATTTAGTTAACCCTTCATTTTGGAGCACTTATTCTTGCAAATTCATTATCATGTAAACAGTCAGTTTTACAGTTCCCTGCCTCATCAGTACAGTATTTGcaatactcaagtactgtactgatgAGGCAGGGAAGCTTGTTTGTTTGGTGCAACATCACATTATTGTTTTTCCTGAAATTAtgataatttataatataaaatgagTCCCCAAAGATTCCTACTCCTTTTTGATACTGAGTATAAGTTGGTGTTTGTATAGTGCTGGTTTCAGGATTCTTAGTTTATTTGACAGTTCACTGAGATTTGATTCATGCATTAATTTACATGTTGATGCTATTATTTGACATTGCTTAGGAAAAATAGAGAATTTCAAGTGCCTACTTGTGTAAACATTTTGTTAAGGTCAAAAGTCATTCTTGCGTAATGTAAATAGGAATGTGTGACTAGAAATAACAGAGTGCAAAGTACATTATAGTGTGAGACTGTAATGCCACATGAAGGAAAAACTAAGCTTAATGTGAGATTAATCATCATCTACAGACACCTTACTGTATTCTGTCAAATGAATATGaatttctccctttttttttgacacaggACAAATTTACTGAGCAGATGTGATGTAGAAAATAACAGAGACACAATTTGAGTTGGATCACAGTTCGACTTtaattgttatttcaactttgCATGCCAAGTGTAGCAAACTAACTAAGCTAAAAATGAATTCATTAAAGTTAATCTGACCTGGAACAGTTTGACACCACAACACAAAAAGGGAAGCCACAGATCCTATTTGTTGATGTGAACACACTTATTCTCACAGTCTGCATGTTATCCATTGAGTAGTGTTCCAGGTCTGGTACTCATACTGTGTACAATTTCAAAGATTTCTTTACTATTTGCAATGCATTTCGTGCTTGAAAGTTGTGTTGAGTTTCAGTACAACACAGCTTTTTGTGGTAGCAACACAGTGGTCTTATTGTGGAGAAACACTCAGGACCGTCCGGATGCTGAGGAGTAAAACAAgagataaatacacacatattagAGTATGTAGCTGGTTCATAAATCATGAGGGGTTGAGAAAGTATGGAAGTATAAATTTACCATTCGCCATGCTTCATCAGTTCAATGGCATCATTGACATGGGCCAAGGTCATTTTGTGAGTGACAAACTCATCCAGTTTCACCTTCTTGTCCAAGTAGGCCTTCACCATCAGAGGTACACCATCCTTACTCTTGAATCCTGAGCCATAGAGATTATACACATGATACAATAGGAGTAAATAGAGTCTTAACTTCATAACCTAGTAAACGAGAAATGCATTTGGTTCCCAGTCAacaaaaaaaggatggaggCCTTACCCGAAACCCACTGTTATTTGACAATTTCTGTTCATTACAGTATCTGTGTTCTGTTTCCAATAAACATAGAGTGAAACTGGCTACAGAGCTAAAATGAGTTGCATACAGAGTGGCAGCCCACAGAGTGGCACACCAACACCAGCAACGTAGCATGGTAACCCACCCCACCGGCAAAACAGAAAATGTCAACAGATGGTCAGTTTATGGCTTCTAGTCAGTTAAACCAACTCTGACTGGTTCCGAAACATGGCATCCATTCTGATAGCTCGTCTCTGCCTCGTCAAGATTTAATTTGTGGAATGTTTtaccttcttaatgtgtttgagaccatcaaagcaaaagttTAAGGATAATTTGAataatctaaaatctaaaacatattctggtttatttaacacttttttgtttactacataattccatatgtgttccattatagttctgttttttatattaatctacaatgaagaagatttaaaaaataaataaatagaaaccatggaatgagaaggtgtgtccaaacttttgactggtagtgtatatttaATTGAACACTATACGAACAGATTCCCTTTTACCAGTAGTTGTCCTGCGCCGATGCAGGTATGGACATATTTGACTTAAAGAAGTCTCACCTCCAAACAGGGAGCCCTTCCATGTGCGTCCACCAATTAGCTGAATGGGTCGGACAGCAACATCGTACATGTCTGTCCAGCCAACAAGCACACTGACACCCCAACCTTTCACACAAGCCTCCAAGGCATTGCGCTAGATggagaaacagcaaaaaaagtcaGCGGCCTTGTAACCACATGGATTTAAATCTGAAGCTCAGAAAATATATGCTTTAATAGTCACTTACCATGACTCCCACATTGCCGACACATTCCAGAGAGTAGTCCACTCCTCCGTTTGTCATCTCACACAGCACTTCATTGATGGGTTTACTGTAATCCTTGGGGTTCACAAAGTCGGTTGCGCCGAACACCCTGGCCTTCTCAAACTTCTCTGGATTGATGTCAATAGCAAAAATTTTCCTGGCTCCTGCAGCCTTGCAGCCCATGACTGCAGCCAAACCCACAGCTCCAAGGCCGAACACAGCACATGTGGAGCCTGGTTCCACCTAGAGCATAACAGACTTTGATCAACATGGTTGTTAGGTCTTCCTAGGTTACACTAATCTTAAAACCCTAGTGCTCCATAAATACAGTGGTGCCACTGGTAGTTAGTATGTTTCATACCCAATGTCTAATAAACAAATCGTTTAATAAAGTGGTGTGGAGGTGAAATCATGACAGCAGATGTTTGCCTTCAGCAGTACAACTTAGACTATCCACAACACTCAAACATACACACCTTAGCAGTATTAACTGCTGCTCCATATCCTGTGCATACACCACATCCAAGAAGACAAACTTTGTCCAGAGGGGCAGCGGGGTCAATCTTAGCCACAGCATTCTGATTCAGCACAGTGTACTCAGAGAAGGTACTGGTTCCCATAAACTGCAGCACCTTCCTCCCCTTACAGGTAAACCTGCTCTCTGCTGAAGCCATCACATCAACGCGGTCTGCAgccctgattttaaaaaaaaaaaggtaaatacaACTTCAGACTTAAATATTGCATTTGCATTGCACTGTTCTATTACAGgataaacaaatatttgttaAACCTAGAGGACACAATTTCTACCCACTCTGGCACTTGAATAGAACACTTGATTGGGTCTACCTTATGAACACATCTTGAATTACTGAAGTTAAGAAAACGAGCTCACCATCCTTTCTCACACTGGTTGGTTTTGGGACTCTTACAGAAGCGACATTCTCCACACTGGGCGATGAATAGAGGAATCACCTTGTCTcctgaaatttaaaaacattgttgTCAAAGGAACTTTATACCAActtacacaacaacaaatcaaatgtGAAACAGCTGGAAAGAATGGCTCCAATATGCCTTGGTGCACCTGTTACTAACATTACTGCCACAGGCTTACAGGGGAAAGCTGTTTATTTAATCTAACCGTTGGGTTATTAGTTTTAACTGACCTGGCTGAAACTCAGTGACTCCAGGACCAACACTCTCTACGATGCCAGCTCCCTCATGGCCGAGGACTGCTGGGAAGCCATCTTTGTGCATACCCTCGAACAGATGATAGAGGTCCGTGTGGCACACTCCGGTTGCCACAATCTGCACCGAACACAACGaccacacaataaaaacactaatgcttgtttctttttttttaaaagatatttttggggTTACTGttaggggaagacatgcgggaaagggctccgagccagaCTTGAACCCgagccgcccgcttacgaggactgggcctctgtggtatgcgctctaccaggtgtgccaccgggaacgcccctaATGCTTGTTTCTTTAGTTGAAAAAAAGTTGGGTAAT from the Centropristis striata isolate RG_2023a ecotype Rhode Island chromosome 16, C.striata_1.0, whole genome shotgun sequence genome contains:
- the LOC131988669 gene encoding alcohol dehydrogenase 1-like, with the translated sequence MATAGKVIRCKAAVAWEPNKPLVMEEIEVAPPQAKEVRIKIVATGVCHTDLYHLFEGMHKDGFPAVLGHEGAGIVESVGPGVTEFQPGDKVIPLFIAQCGECRFCKSPKTNQCEKGWAADRVDVMASAESRFTCKGRKVLQFMGTSTFSEYTVLNQNAVAKIDPAAPLDKVCLLGCGVCTGYGAAVNTAKVEPGSTCAVFGLGAVGLAAVMGCKAAGARKIFAIDINPEKFEKARVFGATDFVNPKDYSKPINEVLCEMTNGGVDYSLECVGNVGVMRNALEACVKGWGVSVLVGWTDMYDVAVRPIQLIGGRTWKGSLFGGFKSKDGVPLMVKAYLDKKVKLDEFVTHKMTLAHVNDAIELMKHGECIRTVLSVSPQ